AAGATAAACCAATCTCATATTCAAAAGAAAATTGATTAGCTATCGTTTTTTGTTTAGTTATAATTACTTTTGGAGTATCCATTCAAATCAGCTATATATATTATCAATAAAATCTAGATATAAATATTTGCAATAGAAGTAAAGACAGTTTAATAAGTGTTCATAAAAGCAGGTACATATAAAAAATACTAATCAAAATTATAGAAGATTAAGAATCTCGTCCATAAGTAAATAGTAATTGCTATCAAATTAAATCATCAGATATCGTTTGTGACTTTGTTTTTTTTCTCTTTGGTTTTTGAAGCTTATAACCAAACTCAAGGAGTTGATGATATGTCAATTTAGCTTGTAAAGCACTTAAAGATAAACGTTTTTCATCATCTTTTTGAAGATAGAAATTTCCTCTATTATTGACATCTGTCTCAATAGTGACAAACTCTTTTCCCTTCTTAAGAATCCAAGGCTCTTTTAGGTAGTTGCCATCCCCCTCCTTTAAATCCCATGGAACTGGTACTGGCTTTTTCTTTAATGGCATTTTGAAAAATACATACCATAATTTTAATTTTACATGCAAATCATGTGATTATCCAGTTAAAGCTATCAATACTCAAAGCTATTGTTATATTAATGAGGATCTAGTTATATATAGGTAAGATATTTTAACAGTGTTTTATGTGGTCATTTTTTGACCAATCTCTTGATTGGAAGCTATTAATTTAGATGCAATAGGGTTGACTCTGTTCTCATATTTTCTTGATCTATAGATTTGAAATTTGCAAATTTCATCACCACTTAGAAAACAATCATCAATAAAGTCATCAAGAACTTGTGATGCCATATTAAAAAATATAATTAACCAATTAATGCGTCATTAACGACTGCAAACAAGTGCGTCTTAACACCTAATTAACTATTTGTGGTTCAATCACTTCACTTCGTTTATATCAATAGGAAAGAGACACTAACTTGAAAAATCATCAATTCCTTCATTCAATACATAAAAAAAAATACCTTTAAAGATTACAAAATAATTCATGCTCTACATTCAGCATTGGAAATTCAAGCCTGGTTACCACCAAAAAGGTGCAGAAAAATTTTAACTACGGGAGCTCCATTGGTAGGATAAGTAATGTTGGGTAGATATAACGCTCCTTGGTCACTTCAAGATTGGATTCTTGTTAAAGCAGGAAATCCAAAAGCACTTTATGAGCATGCCGCTGAATGGGCTGAATATATAGATTAGAAAACTACTCCAGTATTTGCAGATGAAAAAGTGGGTCCCATTTGCGCAAAAATCTAAAGTTAAATCAAACCTAAATAATTAACCTTGATTTGATTGAGATAAATCTTTCTCTTACCATCTGTAGAAGCTAAGAGAAAAACGCAAACAAAGAAAATCTCGTGTAGATCCCTAGGAGGTGAGCTATTAAGGTTTATTGACCACAGTCTTAATACATGAAGATTTTGTATTTGCTTTATATGAAACTTAAAAAAAACTACAATATAACGGTATGAACCAATTAAATGATTTAAAATTTTTAATTATTAGCTTTTTAATAGGCGAAAATATAAAGAAAGAGAAATGAAAAGAGTTTTCCAATTGAGAAGGTATCTTGAATGGAGAGATTTAACACCTGAAGAAAAGCTCTCAGCCAAAAGATTCTTATTAATACCATTATTTGGATATTTAATAATTGGGATATTTAATCAGAACTTTTCGTTGATTGTTCTACTTCTAATTGGATATGTTCTTTATAAAAAATTTGAAAAAGGGGGCATTATCAAGAAATAAAAAAACTACGTTTTAGAGGAATAAAAAAGTCCCAACCGTAATAACAGAGAAGGAGCAATTTTTATTAGATCTTAAAGATAGGACTAAATAATCCCTGGAATAATCCAGCCAGTTAGTCCGTAGTTAATGACTGCAGCAAAGAAGCCCATCATCGCGAGACGACCATTCATTATTTCAGCTGTTTTCCAGTAGTTAGTTTCTTTGTTCATTACACGAAACCTGGAATGATTTGACCTGTTGTTGCATATGCACCAACTAGAGCAATGCATCCAAATAATGCAGCATAGCCGTTAAGTCTTTCTGCAGTTACCTTTTCAGGATCAATGTTTCTGCTGTTGTTGTTGTTTTGAGTAGTCATTACACAACACCTGGAATGATTTGACCTGTTGTTAGATATGCACCAATGAGTGCCCAGCATCCAACAAATGCTGCGTAGCCATTGAGTCTTTCAGCAATTACTTTGCCTTCTTCAACTCTTGGAGTTTCAGTGGTTTGATTTTTCATTAAACGACACCTGGAATAAGTTGACCGGTTGTTAGATAGATACCTGTTAGTAGAACGAATGCCATCATGGCTGGTCTGCCGATGCTTCTTTCTAGGATTGTTTTGTTAGATGGTTGCATTGTTATTGGTAGTTATTGGTTTAGAAAATTCCAGGAATGATTTGACCTGTGGTGAAATATGAAATCAAAAGACTGATCATTCCGATCATTGCCCAACGGCCATTTGTCTTTTCAGCTTCTTCTGGATAGCTGGTGTAGTCCTCTACAAGCTGAGGCTGTGTTTCACGGCCAAAGATGTTTTGCTTGCCGTACTCAGTGATTACTTGAGAAGAAGATGAAGTCGTCATTACTGGAATTGCATTGATGTGAATAAATGTAAAGTATTGCTTTGGTAGTGCAAAGATACGGTCCGGTACGGCTTCTTCTAATCCTTAATAGAGATGAACCTCAAAAACTAAATACAGCAACTAATTAGAGAGATATTAATCCAGTGATTAGATTTATTGATGATTCTGATAAGTATAAATAGCCCAAAATGGTTAGCACTACTTCAACCGTCCTACAGCTATTGAGTGTTTCTATTTTTGTTTATAACTATCTATACAACTTGAAAAAACCAAACGTTTAGTCATACTTGCAATCAACAAAACTACTGCTACAAAACCAATCGTTTTATGGAATCTATCTGCACTTCTTCTATTATCAGGTGCTAATGAAGTTGGCATAACACTATTCGCCTAGGTAATAGTGTAAAAACTCAAATATTTCGAACTAAATAATTAAAGAAATAAAAGATCAGACAAGAAAAGTTGCTTGATAAATTTCTACATTTATAAATTTGAGTAAAAATTTGCTTAACTTCTATTTTACTTATCAATCAGGCCATTAGCTGGCAAGAGAACTTATCGAATAAGAAAAAATTATTCACCTAAACAGATTTACTAATTTCCATTAACCAAATTTTGGTGAGTTTACCCATCCTAGATATCTTATTTAGAAGCTAAATTTGGTCCGTCAGATTTTCTGATCTTACTTAATGCCCTTACGGGCAAAACAAAACGTTCTTATTCATGACCACCATTCAGCAGCAACGTTCTTCGTTGCTCAAAGGTTGGCCACAATTCTGCGAGTGGGTTACTTCCACCAACAACCGTATCTATGTCGGTTGGTTCGGTGTATTGATGATCCCTTGCCTTCTTGCGGCAACAACTTGTTTCATCGTTGCATTTATCGCTGCTCCTCCAGTTGATATCGACGGTATCCGTGAGCCAGTAGCTGGTTCATTTATGTATGGAAACAACATCATTTCTGGTGCTGTTGTTCCTTCAAGTAACGCTATCGGCCTTCACTTCTACCCAATCTGGGAAGCAGCAACTCTTGATGAGTGGCTATATAACGGCGGCCCTTACCAGCTTGTAATCTTCCACTTCCTTATTGGTATCTCTGCATACATGGGACGTCAGTGGGAGCTTTCATACCGTTTAGGTATGCGCCCATGGATCTGTGTTGCTTACTCAGCTCCTGTATCAGCAGCTTTCGCTGTATTCCTTGTTTACCCATTCGGTCAGGGTTCATTCTCTGATGGTATGCCTCTAGGAATCTCTGGAACATTCAACTTCATGTTCGTTTTCCAGGCTGAGCACAACATCTTGATGCACCCATTCCATATGGCTGGTGTAGCAGGTATGTTCGGTGGTGCTTTGTTCTCTGCAATGCACGGTTCTTTGGTTACTTCATCACTTATCCGTGAGACAACAGGACTTGATTCACAG
The sequence above is drawn from the Prochlorococcus marinus str. MIT 1013 genome and encodes:
- a CDS encoding cytochrome oxidase: MPLKKKPVPVPWDLKEGDGNYLKEPWILKKGKEFVTIETDVNNRGNFYLQKDDEKRLSLSALQAKLTYHQLLEFGYKLQKPKRKKTKSQTISDDLI
- a CDS encoding chlorophyll a/b-binding protein produces the protein MNKETNYWKTAEIMNGRLAMMGFFAAVINYGLTGWIIPGII
- a CDS encoding high light inducible protein, producing MTTQNNNNSRNIDPEKVTAERLNGYAALFGCIALVGAYATTGQIIPGFV
- a CDS encoding high light inducible protein, coding for MKNQTTETPRVEEGKVIAERLNGYAAFVGCWALIGAYLTTGQIIPGVV
- a CDS encoding high light inducible protein, encoding MQPSNKTILERSIGRPAMMAFVLLTGIYLTTGQLIPGVV
- a CDS encoding high light inducible protein, producing the protein MTTSSSSQVITEYGKQNIFGRETQPQLVEDYTSYPEEAEKTNGRWAMIGMISLLISYFTTGQIIPGIF
- the psbA gene encoding photosystem II q(b) protein, whose protein sequence is MTTIQQQRSSLLKGWPQFCEWVTSTNNRIYVGWFGVLMIPCLLAATTCFIVAFIAAPPVDIDGIREPVAGSFMYGNNIISGAVVPSSNAIGLHFYPIWEAATLDEWLYNGGPYQLVIFHFLIGISAYMGRQWELSYRLGMRPWICVAYSAPVSAAFAVFLVYPFGQGSFSDGMPLGISGTFNFMFVFQAEHNILMHPFHMAGVAGMFGGALFSAMHGSLVTSSLIRETTGLDSQNYGYKFGQEEETYNIVAAHGYFGRLIFQYASFNNSRSLHFFLASWPVICVWLTSMGICTMAFNLNGFNFNQSVVDTSGKVVPTWGDVLNRANLGMEVMHERNAHNFPLDLAAAESTSVALVAPAIG